Sequence from the Salinicoccus sp. Bachu38 genome:
GGGTTCTTTGCACTTCTTCATTACTCGATCAAAGATTTGAATAGTCAGCATTATCTGATAACCGTAATAATTTCTATATATTATGTAATAAAATAATTTGAAACTATATCTTTACAAGACAAAAAAGCTCTGCATCAGGCTTGACCGCAGCGTTCAGCCTTACACAGAGCTTGGTGAGTAGTGTGAGTGTAGAATATAAATTGAGTGGTGTGCATGTGTTCAGGCAAGGGCTTTCGCTTTTCTGTCGTGATTATCCTTGTTCGGGCTGTCTTGTGTTCCCTCGGCTCCCGGAACTGACTTGTCACTATGTTCATTCAGGATTTTCTCCAATGGTTCCAGATGGGTGTCTTTCGCTCCTGTCATTCGGCTGCTTTCCGTATTTTTTTCCAAAGTGTGGACAGATCTTTCCCCGATGTAATCCCAATGGTCATAATGCCTTACTGCATCACTTATCATTTTGGAAGGGTTGACCATATCCTTCTGGTCCTTTATCTTGTCCGGCAGGCACTTTACATTCTCTGCCCATATTTCCATCCTGTACTCCTTTTCCCCTTCAGACGTAGTATAGACTGTCGTAGCCACCTGGCCACTGACGCAGAGTATGTCCCCTTCTTTTGATTCAGAAAGTACTTTAGGTATCGCTTTACCGAAAGCCTTGCAGTAGATGAAATGCAATTCCTTTGGTTTTCTTTCGTCTTTGGGAACTCTGACTGTTGCTATAATGAATGAATTGATGCTTCCATTCGCCGTTCTCTGCAAAGTGACATTCCGCACAAGTTCTCCTACAAGCAGCACTTTATTCATCATGTCTCCACCCCCTTTCTGACTTAAAGATATAGGGACGGGGAATTTTTTGCAAAACACGGAAATTTGATTTTACGCCCATTTTCTTTACAATTGGAATATATCCGACTCCGATTAACGTTATAATGGTAGGAACGACTGTACATTTATACGTTTTTTGATGGTTTGCATCTATTTTCGAAAGGGGAATTCAGATGAAGTCTTTTAAAGTTGTGGAATTGAAACTTGAGCACGAAAACAATTTCATTATCCTGGATCTGATCGACGGCATCATCATAAATAAGGAAAAGCAGGAGGACCCGTGGCTGATTGAAATTTCAACATCAACCGATTTCAAGGACATACTCGAAGAGCTGGTTGGCACTGAGCTGGAATTGCTTGTGACTATTACACGCCACTCAAACGAACCTGCCAGGTTCAAGGGCACTTTCAATGAAATGAATGAAATAGATAATGCATTATCCCTGATCTTTAATGGAAAGATCATCGTCCAGGGCCCCCATTATGCCGAAGACCTGTTATCCCATCTTCTTGATGAAGGCTACGAGCAGGAGAAGCTGCTTAACGAGTTCAAGGCGATGATGGAATCGAAAGCTGAAATAAAAACATCCGATGACTAACTAGTCATCGGATGTTTTATTGTCCTGTATTGCAAAAGTGATTTCACATTTGCATGCGATTTCGCCATTAACAGTTGCGATGGCATCACCCTTGCCGATCGGGCCCCTCAGCTTTGTGATTTCCACTGTGAGTTCCAATGTGTCTCCAGGCGTCACCTGTCTTTTGAACTTGCATTTGTCAATGCCGGCAAAGAAAGCAAGTTTGCCTTTGAAGCGTTCTTC
This genomic interval carries:
- a CDS encoding single-stranded DNA-binding protein, producing the protein MMNKVLLVGELVRNVTLQRTANGSINSFIIATVRVPKDERKPKELHFIYCKAFGKAIPKVLSESKEGDILCVSGQVATTVYTTSEGEKEYRMEIWAENVKCLPDKIKDQKDMVNPSKMISDAVRHYDHWDYIGERSVHTLEKNTESSRMTGAKDTHLEPLEKILNEHSDKSVPGAEGTQDSPNKDNHDRKAKALA
- a CDS encoding YwpF family protein yields the protein MKSFKVVELKLEHENNFIILDLIDGIIINKEKQEDPWLIEISTSTDFKDILEELVGTELELLVTITRHSNEPARFKGTFNEMNEIDNALSLIFNGKIIVQGPHYAEDLLSHLLDEGYEQEKLLNEFKAMMESKAEIKTSDD
- the fabZ gene encoding 3-hydroxyacyl-ACP dehydratase FabZ yields the protein MLTYDQIKAVIPHRPPFLLIDRVTEIEPGVRCSGIKQVSGNEPFFQGHFPEYAVMPGVLIVEALAQTGAVALLQEERFKGKLAFFAGIDKCKFKRQVTPGDTLELTVEITKLRGPIGKGDAIATVNGEIACKCEITFAIQDNKTSDD